A stretch of Macadamia integrifolia cultivar HAES 741 chromosome 7, SCU_Mint_v3, whole genome shotgun sequence DNA encodes these proteins:
- the LOC122083771 gene encoding uncharacterized protein LOC122083771 codes for MFFDRVIRSKLCSLLRPWLQEEPELELKLGFLRSHGSVENLHFDNFSLNQLIDESTCLSFENVRVRHLTVGISYWSVPAFSVDVHGVDIALSVRKPVEETCSRQVPNWTDSYSKEMNEILSVIDPQGTALHESIRRISVIDSARNQFTNSFLNVILKHCQLRMHDIHLEVQLPDVDGACSLKIKELSLEGQSHEHACFLRGFAGALFVPQRDSSVVLNCRGLDIGLKREDHVNCVFASWHLFTSVRLINLQVVDFDLYIPELNSTFSPADLAILLAFDIASSKAVKHARNGRELWKTVARRIDCLTSSSRLSLHKLVDVTGLWLRHVRAYESLLFLVGYSSEKIFKRSAIRMSQDRKFASSVKHQWKVISEIEKKLPIEAVARARRIARRRAALHVQHAECSNSELVGNIYTKFFSLLSLIWKNMCCLFYSVTNFFFLGKVLDQDQQEGPPEVVSQDSSLQRCFSLYLGKFSFTLSPASSFHHLDAENSGLHIQISHFDLLSFCLETEVLFLTYATCNTKQSLSLTCGDLKVIPLLYSGFPIMKKKLRKEANHSFKEHIMEIINDSGAILWSEPAPQFIVSEDMTDSADSTCTHSVLLLKNILEEMWSTWKRTCKKVGKKVGESNTENLENPFLLCEIKSSLMDPCLEQPDSGLWKCVLTMGKLNCHVGYSSVMSIALLIWQLQHSLLFTSRNEMPRPCPLSVRNDGEPTKFKWKDYYESYTGGMKMALLRVIPEENIEVGVLIAGANIRLSLNEEGILGGREQDVKRVATQDLVDLFLGLDLHGIELAVWPTSGAELEAGAGEPRLDGVRLGCSWLKRPQPVDIPKADPNDSYISKGKIVLDSCLKINGLNVYLEDFEKTLQCQVFVLPQITIQYSSCRDSFYSFTTTFSALSVALSMVIMGFTVLSYIDELSIFFKVNQ; via the exons ATGTTCTTCGACCGCGTCATTCGATCGAAGCTCTGTTCTCTCTTGCGGCCATGGCTACAAGAAGAACCAGAGTTGGAGCTCAAATTAGGGTTCCTGCGATCACATGGAAGTGTGGAAAACCTCCATTTCGACAATTTTTCTCTCAACCAGTTAATCGACGAGTCCACATGCTTATCTTTTGAAAACGTTAGGGTTAGACATCTGACCGTTGGAATTTCTTACTGGTCGGTTCCCGCCTTTTCAGTCGATGTGCATGGGGTTGATATTGCGCTCTCAGTAAG GAAACCGGTTGAGGAGACATGTTCGCGTCAGGTGCCGAACTGGACGGACTCATATAGTAAGGAGATGAATGAGATTCTTTCTGTGATTGATCCACAG GGCACGGCTTTGCATGAGAGCATCAGAAGGATTTCCGTCATCGATTCCGCAAGAAATCAGTTTACCAATTCTTTTTTAAATGTTATACTCAAGCATTGTCAGTTACGAATGCATGATATTCATTTGGAAGTGCAATTGCCTGACGTAGATGGTGCATGTTCATTGAAGATAAAGGAACTTAGTCTGGAAGGTCAGAGCCATGAGCATGCTTGTTTTCTTAGAGGATTTGCTGGTGCACTTTTTGTGCCGCAAAGGGACAGCTCTGTGGTTCTTAATTGTAGAGGTTTGGATATTGGACTGAAGAGAGAAGACCATGTGAACTGTGTTTTTGCTTCCTGGCATCTTTTCACTTCTGTTAGACTGATCAATCTTCAGGTTGTGGACTTTGATCTTTATATACCAGAATTAAATTCTACATTTTCTCCAGCTGATCTTGCTATTCTTCTTGCTTTTGATATTGCATCTTCAAAAGCGGTTAAGCATGCTAGAAATGGTAGGGAACTATGGAAAACAGTTGCAAGGAGAATTGATTGTCTGACTTCAAGTTCCAGGTTATCCTTGCATAAGTTAGTTGATGTTACTGGCCTATGGTTACGTCATGTCCGTGCTTATGAGTCCCTGCTATTTCTAGTTGGATATTCTTCAGAGAAAATATTCAAAAGATCTGCCATTAGGATGTCACAGGACAGAAAATTTGCGAGCTCTGTTAAGCACCAGTGGAAGGTAATTTCTGAAATTGAGAAGAAGCTTCCGATAGAGGCTGTTGCACGGGCACGGCGAATAGCACGTCGCAGAGCAGCATTGCATGTACAACATGCTGAATGTAGCAACTCTGAGTTAGTAGGGAATATTTATACCAAATTCTTCTCATTGCTCTCACTTATTTGGAAAAATATGTGCTGTCTATTCTATTCggtaacaaatttctttttcctgGGTAAGGTCTTGGATCAAGATCAACAAGAAGGGCCTCCTGAAGTTGTTTCTCAAGATTCCTCTTTGCAACGTTGTTTCAGTTTATACcttggaaaattttcatttactcTCTCCCCTGCAAGTTCCTTTCACCATCTTGATGCTGAAAATTCAGGGTTGCATATTCAAATCTCTCATTTTGATTTACTTTCATTTTGTCTGGAAACTGAAGTATTGTTCTTGACTTATGCAACATGCAACACGAAGCAGTCTCTATCCTTGACTTGTGGGGATTTAAAAGTTATCCCTTTGTTATATTCTGGATTTCccataatgaagaaaaaattgagGAAAGAAGCAAACCACTCTTTCAAAGAACACATAATGGAGATAATTAATGATTCAGGGGCAATTCTTTGGAGTGAGCCTGCTCCACAATTTATTGTCTCAGAAGATATGACCGATTCTGCTGATTCTACTTGTACCCATTCTGTCTtacttttgaaaaatattttagaaGAAATGTGGTCAACGTGGAAAAGAACTTGCAAAAAAGTTGGCAAAAAAGTCGGGGAAAGTAACACTGAAAATTTGGAGAACCCTTTCCTTCTCTGTGAGATCAAAAGCTCTTTAATGGATCCATGCTTGGAGCAGCCAGATTCTGGGCTTTGGAAATGTGTTTTGACCATGGGAAAGCTAAACTGTCATGTAGGGTACTCATCTGTAATGTCAATCGCTCTGCTAATATGGCAGCTGCAACATTCTCTTCTTTTTACCAGTCGAAATGAGATGCCAAGGCCTTGTCCACTTTCTGTTAGAAATGATGGTGAGCCAAcaaaattcaaatggaaagatTATTATGAGTCCTACACTGGTGGAATGAAGATGGCTTTACTTAGGGTGATTCCAGAGGAAAACATAGAAGTTGGAGTACTCATAGCTGGTGCTAATATCCGTTTATCATTGAACGAAGAAGGTATACTTGGTGGCAGAGAACAGGATGTCAAACGTGTTGCTACTCAAGACCTTGTTGATTTATTCCTTGGGTTAGATCTCCATGGAATTGAACTTGCTGTTTGGCCAACATCCGGAGCTGAATTGGAAGCAGGGGCTGGTGAACCAAGATTAGATGGTGTGCGATTGGGGTGCAGCTGGTTGAAGAGACCTCAACCAGTAGATATTCCTAAAGCAGATCCGAATGATAGTTATATCTCTAAAGGGAAGATTGTACTAGATTCTTGCTTGAAAATTAACGGTTTAAATGTTTACTTGGAGGATTTTGAAAAAACTCTACAGTGTCAAGTATTTGTATTACCACAGATAACCATCCAGTACTCATCCTGCAG GGACTCTTTTTACTCATTCACAACAACCTTTTCTGCTTTATCAGTGGCTTTGTCTATGGTGATTATGGGGTTCACTGTTTTATCGTACATAGATGAGCTGTCCATTTTCTTCAAGGTGAATCAATGA